The DNA sequence AGGTTTTGTGTGGTCATCTATGGTAAGGGATTTAGAATATGATTGGCAAACTTTCATTGAAAATGTTGCAGACCCCAGTCATGTACCTTTTGCACATCACGGACTACAAGGTAATCGAAAACAGGCTCAACCGATTGCGATCGAAATTGTTAAATCTTCAGTAAACTTAATAGAAGCTCAAGTAAGCCGTCTATTTACCACTACTATTACTTTTGAACCTCCTTCCCGTTTAGAGTATGCCATTGGTTTTGGCGATAAAGGACAACAACTAGGACTGATAACCTATTGTATTCCCATAGAACCCGGAAAGTGCAGAATTGTTGCTCAATTTGCTCGTAATTTCGCCTACAGTCTTCATAAAATTACCCCTCGATGGTGGGAGCATATAAAAACTAGAAATGCGGTGCTAGATGGCGATATGATTTTATTGCACCAACAGGAGCGTTTTTTACAACAAAAATTAGCAGGAGAAAATTGGAAAAATGCCTATAAAATGCCTACCAAAGCAGACCGTTTAGTGATTGAATTTCGTCGCTGGTTTGATATTTATTGTGATGGAAAATTACCTTGGGAAAAAGTAGGATTTTCTAATTTTGAAAACTTAAAAATAAGTGATAATCGTCAACAAATTCTTGATCGCTATTCTCAACATACTAAGTATTGTAAAAGTTGTCGTAATGCTTTAAAAACTAACTATATTTTGCAAATAGTATCGATTGTTTACTTTATTTTATCACTGTCTATTACTGCTGTTTTACCTGATACTTATAGGATTAGTTGGGGACTTTATTTAATTATTACTGGTTTAATTTCTGTAGGTTTTTTTAGTTGGTTAAAATTTTGGTTTGAGCCTCAATTTTATTTTGTTGACTATATCCATGCAGATAAAAAATAGAATTATCAATTGGGAATTAAAAATTAAGAATTAGCTTCTCCCTAACACCCCAAGCCCCTATCTTTTCATTACTCCCCTAAACCTGATACCTGCCCTCATCTAATATTTTGAAACCCAACTGAGGTTAAACTATACTGCTAAAAATTCTTGGATTACTCTTTGGCTTAATTCTCTTGTTTTACCTGATGCAACTATTCCTCCTTTTTGCATCGCATAATAACGATCTGCTTGACGAACAAAATGTAAATGTTGCTCAACTAAAAGTACAGAAATACCAGTTTCTTTAATGATTTTTTTCACTGCTGTTTCTATTTCTAAGATAATTGATGGTTGAATACCTTCTGTTGGCTCATCTAATAATAATAATTGAGGTCTTCCCATTAAGGCACGTGCGATCGCAAGTTGCTGTTGTTGACCTCCACTTAAGTCTCCTCCCATACGATTGAGCATTGTTTTTAAAACAGGAAATAAATCAAATATTTCAGCAGGAATAACTTTTTTAACTTTGGTGTTATTGGGTAAGGCTTCTAAACCTAAAAGTAGATTTTCTTTCACCGTTAAACGAGGGATAATTTCTCGCCCTTGAGGTACATATCCAATCCCTAATTTTGCTCTTTTATCTGTAGTTAATTTCTGTAAAGGTTGCTCTTTAAAAATTAAATTTCCAGTCCGAGATTGCAATAATCCCATAATAGTTTTTAGTAGTGTCGTTTTACCTACCCCATTTCTGCCAATTAGACAAACCATTTCCCCACTATTAATACTTAAATCAACATTTCTTAATATATGACTTTCACCGTAATAAACATTCAAATTGGATAAATTTAACATCGTTTTTATTTTGGATTATGATTCAATTTATTATAAATTAATTATCTTTGCTTCTTATTCTTTTGAATTAGTTTTTAGATTATTTATAATTGTGGCTAACCTCTCCGAAGGTAATTGCAATAAATCTAGTAATTCTTGATAAGCTAAATTTTCTAATTCATTCATCTCATGATCCTGTAAAATTTGATAGCTTAATTCTAAAACCTGTTCTTTTTCATCATCTGTTTCCAGTAAAGGAATTAAATCAGCAAGGGGGATATTTTCTGCTAAAAAGTTTCTTAATTCCTCTTTAAAAATATCTTCTTCTTCTGAAGATGAAGCAAATTTTTGACTTAAGTTGTTAATAATTAAATCCTGCTCTTTTGGGGTTAAATTAAAATCTGACCAACCTATTGTTGCCGCAATTCTTGCCCATAAAATTTGATTATTATCAAGGGATGTTTCTTCACCTAAATAAACTTCAATTACACGAGGATTGTTTTGAATTTCATTCATGTTGCCCTCACAAAGAACTGTACCTTGGTGCAATACAGTTACACGTCTAGCTATTTGTCTGACAAACTCCATATCATGCTCTATAACGATAATAGAATGGCTTTGAGCTAAAGCAAGGAGCAAATTACCCACATTTTCCGTTTCCTCGTCAGTTAAACCAGCTACAGGCTCATCTACTAATAATAAATCAGGGGATTGAGCGACTAACATACCGATTTCTAAGCGTTGTTTTTCTCCATGAGAAAGTAAAGCGGCTTGTAAATTTGCTTTTGCCGTCAAACCAATGGTTTCTAATAGACTAGCAAGACTATGTCTATCTTGTTGATTAGCTTTTTGAAAGAGGGTGGAAAAGACATTTTTATTTCTGTTAATAACTAAATCTAAATTTTCTTTTACTGTTAAATTCAGATAAACTCTAGGTGTTTGAAATTTTCTACCAACACCGAATCTAGCTATTTGATGTTCGCTCATTTTTTTGAGATTTTTTCCCTTAAAATAAACGTTTCCTTCTGTTGGTTGAGTTTTTCCAGTAATAACATCGAGAAAGGTGGTTTTCCCCGCTCCATTAGGTCCTATAATTACTCTTAATTCTCCCTTCTCCATTTTAAAGTTAAGATTATTTAACGCCTTAAAACCATCAAAACTTACGCTTAAATTGTCAATTTCTAATATTGTTTCATTCATTGAAAAACTATATTTAATTTTGATCTCAATATAAATAGGAACTATAATTGTTGGCAATAGTCTATTTCGGTAGTGACTGTTACAAAAACTGAGATAAGTGTTGTAGCATTGAATAAAAGAAAAAGGACAATGAAAAAATTTTTTTAACAATCCAGCAATATAAAAACTAACCATCACTATTTTAGTTAGATATTTACTATAAATATAGCTAAACTTTTAGTCTAAATTTAATAGATACTAAATCATGAAAAAACAGATTATTTTTTACTTTTATATATTTTTATTTGGCATATTTAACTTAATATTTAAAAATATTTTTATTGCCTATTCTTTCTCTTTATCCTCAAATAATCTCATAGCTAAGGATACAGATAATTTTACAAAAATTGGAGAAGCATTGGGGGATTTAGATAATGATTCAATCCCTGAAAAAGTTATTGTTTATGATACTGGTAAAGAAACTGAATTTGGGACACAAAGGGATATTTATATTTTCAAAAATACAGAAGACAGTTGGACTTTATGGTATAAGAATACAGGAGCTGTACTTCCCAGTCAACACGGTGGTGTTTGGGGAGATCCTTTTCAAGAAATAAACATAGACAATGGAGCAATAAAAATTTATCATTTTGGTGGTAGTCGTTATAAATGGCAATATATACATCAATATAAATATATTGAAAATGATTGGAAATTAATTGAAGCAACAGTGGAGTTTGGAGCTTTTTGTGATTACGATGAAACTCTTAATTATGATTTAATTACTGGAAATATTATCTATAAAAAAGAACAAGAAAAGTGCGATCGAGCTAATAATATTAACCAAGAAAAAGAAATTATAGAGTTACTAGAATTTACTCAAAAACTCGAACAGCTACCCAATATGAATGGATTTTATCCCGGTAATAATGAAATAGTGATTCCTCAGAATAACAATACTATTTACTATTAAATTTGGTAGCGATGATTATGATTCACAAAAAACAATTTATTATACTGTTATATTATCGTTAAAATCTAACGAAAGCAAATAGAATATTCATCGTCATGATTAATAAATTTCTTAATACAGTCATTGATGCTATTAATGATTTAATTGCAGATACTATCAAAATTATACCGGGGTTAATAGGTGGTTTAATCGTTATTTTTCTTACTCGCTATATTGCCCATTGGACAGAAAATTTTGCTAATCAAATAGCGATAAAAACCATTAAAAGTAGATCATTACAAATCTTATTTACTAAATCAATTTATATAACCACATGGGTAGTAGGTATTTTTCTTGCCGCAATTATGTCATTTCCCGGACTAAGTTTAGGCAATGTTATCGGTGCGCTAGGATTAGGCTCAGTTGCTATTGGTTTTGCATTTCAAGACATTTTCAAAAACTTTTTAGCAGGTATATTACTCTTATTACAAGAGCCATTTAGGATAGGAGATGAGGTTGTTGTACAAGATTATCAAGGTTTTGTGGAACATATTGACATTCGCACCACCACTATTCGTACTTATCAAGGGGAAAAAATATTGATTCCTAATGCCACTATATTTACAAATTCCGTTCAGGTTAGAACCGGTTACGATAGAAGAAGAACAGATTTAGGAGTGGGAGTGGACTACAATACTTCCTTAGCTCAAGCTCAAAACTTGCTATTCGATGTTATAACCAGTCTTGATGGAGTTTTAAAAGAACCTAAACCAGAAATTGATTTAATCAACTTTGGTGATAGTTCTATTGATTTTGTCGTGCGTTATTGGACTTCGCCTCAACAAAAAACAGTTAGGTATATTCAAACAAAAGCTATTATTGCCATTAAAAAAGCCTTTGATAACGCTTCTATTACCATCCCCTATCCTATTAGAACCTTATACTATTTCGATCAAGATAAATACAGTGATTACATTCCTAATCAATAACAAAAACGAACCTTAACCGTTGCTAATATATGATAAAATATCAAATTGTCTTATAACAAATAGGAGTTTTAAAAATGTCTGGAATTATTGCTTACGCAGGATTTATCATCGCTTTTTCCGTTATTGCCTTAACTCTATACTACGGATTAAAAGCAGTTAAATTTCTCTAAAAAACTTTTTTTCATTGATTAGTGAATATTAATTCATTGATCAGTGAACATTAGTACTATTTTAGAAAATTAAAAAGGCTACCCCATTTTTATCTTAAATATTCAAATATTCTCATCAATGTGAGAAATTGTCAAGAAAAAAAACGGAAAAATTGACAGTCAAAATTAAATCTTCTATCCTCAAAGTAGCGAGACTATAAGTTAAGAAAAAACAAAGGCTAATTAGAGTGAGGAAATGACAAGTCAACGCCCCCCAGAATCTGAATCTAACCAAGAGTCGTCAACCACCATTACTCAGAAAGTATTTTCTGCCATTCAACAACCTCGTAACCAAATTATTGCCTTAGCCACCCTAAGCACAATGGGAGTAATAGGTTATTTTGGGGGGAAATGGGTATTAACTCAGTTTATTCCCGACAGATTAGAAACCGAATTAGAAAAACTGTTAGCCAGAGATGTCAATATTGGAGAGATAAATAACTTTTCCTTTTTCCATCAATTAGTTGTTAATGATATAAAAATTCCCCCTACCATTGATGATCCTAGTTTTATTAACATTTCTGCCGCTAAAATAGACTTAGACTTATGGTCATTAATTTTCCGTCAGCGTTTACCCATACATATCATTGCTGATGATGTGGAAGGTTATGCCCAACTAGACACTTTAATTCCACCTTCAGAAGACGAAAAACCCTTACCCAAATCTTTTCTTTTACCTTCCTTACCCATTACCGCCGAAGTCAATCTTCGTTTACAAGATACACTTATAAAAATCACTCCCAATGCCGAAACTCAACCAGTGGAGTTAGACAGCAAAGGAAAATTACAGTTAATTTATGATCAAGAAACTCAACCCCTTAACTATAATATAGAAACTCGCCTTAATAATAGTAGCGGATTAATTACCCTAGAGGGGAAAACCTTATTAAGCAATACCCAGAGTGAAAACAAGTTAGATATTCGCAATCTTTACCTACCCGAAGTAGCTGGTTTAATTCCTCAACTCCCTCTAAATCTTCAAGAAGGGAGAGTCAATGCTAATCTCAAAACTCAAACGACTTCTTTACCCGAATATTTGGCTTCTGATATTCAAGGAAATGTAAAAATAGAAGATGTG is a window from the Cyanobacterium sp. Dongsha4 genome containing:
- a CDS encoding Rieske 2Fe-2S domain-containing protein — encoded protein: MSSEFNFFQNWYPIFPLEDLEINKPQSFTLLGQRLVIWKGEKQKKYQVFLDLCPHRLAPLSEGRIDEETGNLMCSYHGWQFNEKGICTCIPQAENQELVIKNQHNFAVKVFPTREENDLLWVWADANTPDLAEKQPLPLSPQIDKEKGFVWSSMVRDLEYDWQTFIENVADPSHVPFAHHGLQGNRKQAQPIAIEIVKSSVNLIEAQVSRLFTTTITFEPPSRLEYAIGFGDKGQQLGLITYCIPIEPGKCRIVAQFARNFAYSLHKITPRWWEHIKTRNAVLDGDMILLHQQERFLQQKLAGENWKNAYKMPTKADRLVIEFRRWFDIYCDGKLPWEKVGFSNFENLKISDNRQQILDRYSQHTKYCKSCRNALKTNYILQIVSIVYFILSLSITAVLPDTYRISWGLYLIITGLISVGFFSWLKFWFEPQFYFVDYIHADKK
- the urtE gene encoding urea ABC transporter ATP-binding subunit UrtE, which codes for MLNLSNLNVYYGESHILRNVDLSINSGEMVCLIGRNGVGKTTLLKTIMGLLQSRTGNLIFKEQPLQKLTTDKRAKLGIGYVPQGREIIPRLTVKENLLLGLEALPNNTKVKKVIPAEIFDLFPVLKTMLNRMGGDLSGGQQQQLAIARALMGRPQLLLLDEPTEGIQPSIILEIETAVKKIIKETGISVLLVEQHLHFVRQADRYYAMQKGGIVASGKTRELSQRVIQEFLAV
- a CDS encoding mechanosensitive ion channel family protein, translated to MINKFLNTVIDAINDLIADTIKIIPGLIGGLIVIFLTRYIAHWTENFANQIAIKTIKSRSLQILFTKSIYITTWVVGIFLAAIMSFPGLSLGNVIGALGLGSVAIGFAFQDIFKNFLAGILLLLQEPFRIGDEVVVQDYQGFVEHIDIRTTTIRTYQGEKILIPNATIFTNSVQVRTGYDRRRTDLGVGVDYNTSLAQAQNLLFDVITSLDGVLKEPKPEIDLINFGDSSIDFVVRYWTSPQQKTVRYIQTKAIIAIKKAFDNASITIPYPIRTLYYFDQDKYSDYIPNQ
- the petL gene encoding cytochrome b6-f complex subunit PetL → MSGIIAYAGFIIAFSVIALTLYYGLKAVKFL